In Primulina eburnea isolate SZY01 chromosome 3, ASM2296580v1, whole genome shotgun sequence, one DNA window encodes the following:
- the LOC140827402 gene encoding pelargonidin 3-O-(6-caffeoylglucoside) 5-O-(6-O-malonylglucoside) 4'''-malonyltransferase-like: MLEFNSFSGNPHSVHITLRDTANPGWKPNTSIERPPSRVAVVSALITQALLRANTAKLGGRTRAAYVGQAINIRERTVPPVSKHTCGTWVSMSGFEYTADECCRLEYREIVSKMRETLIQGVKDCEKIVSDQAFGRWALIDVNYDAAKKAACSDSKVVWFTDWSNFGEYELDFGWGKPIWVSLSNVYVQDMVILMNTKENDGIEAWVYLHESEMAYFEQDEEVIKFITN, translated from the exons ATGTtggaattcaactcattttCAGGAAATCCTCACAGTGTCCACATAAC GCTACGTGACACAGCCAACCCTGGGTGGAAACCGAACACAAGTATTGAGAGGCCACCCTCGAGGGTTGCTGTGGTGTCAGCACTCATAACACAAGCTCTTCTACGAGCCAACACGGCGAAACTCGGGGGCCGTACGAGAGCAGCCTACGTCGGGCAAGCGATAAACATTCGCGAAAGAACTGTTCCGCCGGTTTCTAAACACACTTGCGGGACGTGGGTTTCCATGTCCGGATTCGAATACACAGCAGATGAGTGTTGTAGGCTTGAATATCGAGAAATAGTTTCCAAGATGCGGGAAACATTAATCCAGGGTGTGAAGGACTGTGAGAAGATAGTAAGTGACCAAGCATTTGGACGTTGGGCTTTGATTGATGTGAACTACGATGCGGCTAAGAAGGCAGCGTGCTCGGATTCTAAGGTTGTTTGGTTCACAGATTGGTCCAACTTCGGAGAATATGAACTCGATTTCGGTTGGGGAAAACCTATTTGGGTGAGCTTGAGCAATGTATATGTTCAAGACATGGTGATATTGATGAATACCAAAGAGAATGATGGGATTGAGGCATGGGTGTATTTGCATGAGTCCGAAATGGCTTATTTTGAACAAGATGAGGAAGTTATCAAGTTCATTAcaaattga